One segment of Pseudodesulfovibrio sp. 5S69 DNA contains the following:
- a CDS encoding phosphoglycerate kinase, which produces MSQRLHMRPLEELNYADKRVLVRVDINSPLDPKTHRILNTNRIEKSVPTLSHLLDNGAALGILAHQGDTLNYRDLVPLEEHAGVLSGLLGREVGYIDDVAGPAAVEAVKALKPGQALLLGNVRYLTEEVSSFENAVTLKPSEMLDCYLVRRLAPLFDIYVNDAFAAAHRNAPSMVAFQEVLPSAAGRLLFDEVAALRKVMDAPARPAVFLLGGLKISDAFSMMLKVLETGAADTILTCGVTGIIMLMAQGADVGEAMRTFISDRSLDVFVEPARTYLRDYPGRIEVPSDLACQVDGGRVEMSVAALPGTDIYPDIGRDTAERYARIIAAAGTVFVNGPPGVYEDEAFACGTKRLFEALRDTDAYTVVGGGDSVSAAARFIDLKDLDYVCTAGGAMVRFLSGIELPLLTAMQKAFENNI; this is translated from the coding sequence ATGTCCCAACGGCTGCACATGCGCCCTCTGGAGGAATTGAACTACGCGGACAAGCGCGTGCTTGTCCGCGTGGACATCAACTCCCCGCTCGATCCGAAGACCCACCGGATACTGAACACCAACCGGATCGAGAAGAGCGTCCCGACCCTGTCCCACCTCCTGGACAACGGCGCCGCGCTCGGCATCCTCGCCCACCAGGGCGACACCCTCAACTACAGGGACCTGGTGCCTCTTGAGGAGCACGCGGGGGTGCTGAGCGGGCTCCTGGGCCGGGAGGTCGGCTACATCGACGACGTGGCCGGACCGGCGGCGGTCGAGGCGGTCAAGGCCCTCAAGCCCGGACAGGCCCTGCTCCTGGGCAACGTCCGCTACCTCACCGAGGAGGTCTCCTCCTTCGAGAACGCGGTCACCCTGAAGCCCTCGGAGATGCTGGACTGCTATCTGGTGCGCCGTCTGGCCCCGCTGTTCGACATCTACGTCAACGACGCCTTTGCCGCCGCCCACCGCAACGCCCCGTCCATGGTGGCCTTCCAGGAAGTGCTGCCCTCGGCCGCGGGACGCCTGCTCTTCGACGAGGTGGCGGCCCTGCGCAAGGTCATGGACGCTCCGGCGCGCCCGGCGGTCTTCCTGCTCGGCGGGCTGAAGATCTCCGACGCCTTCTCCATGATGCTCAAAGTCCTGGAAACCGGGGCCGCCGACACCATCCTGACCTGCGGCGTCACCGGGATCATCATGCTCATGGCCCAGGGCGCGGACGTGGGCGAGGCCATGCGCACGTTCATCTCCGACCGTTCCCTGGACGTCTTCGTCGAACCGGCCCGCACTTACCTGAGGGACTACCCCGGCAGGATCGAGGTCCCCTCGGACCTGGCCTGCCAGGTGGACGGCGGGCGCGTGGAGATGAGCGTGGCCGCCCTGCCCGGCACGGACATCTACCCGGACATCGGGCGGGACACGGCCGAGCGGTACGCACGGATCATCGCTGCCGCGGGCACGGTCTTCGTCAACGGCCCCCCCGGCGTGTACGAGGACGAGGCCTTCGCCTGCGGCACCAAACGGCTCTTCGAGGCCCTGCGCGACACCGACGCCTACACCGTGGTCGGCGGCGGCGACTCGGTCTCGGCCGCGGCCCGGTTCATCGACC